A genomic region of Streptomyces sp. R33 contains the following coding sequences:
- a CDS encoding tyrosine-type recombinase/integrase, with the protein MASVYDRWHLSRPRKEAEPCAEHSSKTRTLVASKDHGKGKRWQVRWRDAAGEQQKENFAKRSQADTRAATIEADLARGLYVDPAAGKEGFQSVGERWRTGAVHRDSTAERVDRALRLHVYPLLGNKPIVSIRPSEIQSWIKNRSQVLAPSTLKVTYAYVVTIFHTAVRDRIIAINPCDGVRVPDVRRPEIVPLHPAAVKALVAAVPDWYQALNLLAAGAGPRQGEVFGLEVEHIDFLRREMKICQQLVGPDKGEPYLGPPKTHESYRTVPLARAVVDSLAAHLARFPAREVEIWDRTDPRKPHLRKAKLLFVNEQREAIRRGAWSHVWDVACRNANAALARQYETAHAAWVAAGRPEGEEPSPVQLPDGTTMHDLRHFYASLLIKHRESVKTVQRRLGHSKPSITLDIYTHLWPDEEDTTRAAVEAVLGDVPALCPPAKAL; encoded by the coding sequence ATGGCTAGCGTCTACGACCGGTGGCATCTCTCGCGCCCCCGCAAGGAAGCGGAACCCTGCGCCGAGCACTCCAGCAAGACCCGCACGCTGGTGGCCAGCAAGGACCACGGCAAGGGGAAGCGCTGGCAGGTGCGTTGGCGGGACGCGGCCGGTGAGCAGCAGAAGGAGAACTTCGCCAAGCGCAGCCAGGCCGACACCCGCGCCGCGACCATCGAGGCCGACCTCGCGCGCGGCCTGTACGTCGACCCGGCGGCCGGCAAGGAGGGCTTTCAGTCCGTCGGCGAGCGCTGGCGCACCGGCGCTGTTCACCGAGACAGCACGGCCGAGCGTGTCGACCGGGCCCTGCGGCTGCACGTCTACCCGCTGCTCGGAAACAAGCCGATCGTCTCCATCCGTCCCTCAGAGATTCAGTCCTGGATCAAGAATCGCTCACAGGTTCTCGCCCCCAGCACGTTGAAGGTCACGTACGCCTACGTAGTCACGATCTTCCACACCGCGGTGCGAGACCGGATCATCGCGATCAACCCGTGCGACGGCGTGCGCGTCCCTGACGTGCGCCGGCCGGAGATCGTGCCGCTCCACCCTGCCGCGGTGAAGGCCCTCGTAGCCGCTGTCCCCGATTGGTATCAAGCCCTCAACCTGCTCGCCGCAGGCGCCGGCCCCCGCCAAGGCGAGGTCTTCGGCCTGGAGGTCGAACACATCGACTTCCTGCGGCGCGAGATGAAGATCTGCCAGCAGCTCGTCGGCCCGGACAAAGGTGAGCCCTACCTCGGCCCGCCCAAGACGCACGAGAGCTACCGAACGGTGCCGCTCGCCCGCGCGGTCGTGGACAGCTTGGCCGCCCATCTGGCCCGCTTTCCCGCGCGCGAGGTGGAGATCTGGGACCGGACCGACCCCCGTAAGCCCCACCTGCGGAAGGCCAAGCTGCTGTTCGTGAACGAGCAGCGCGAGGCGATCCGGCGCGGCGCGTGGTCGCACGTCTGGGACGTAGCCTGCCGCAACGCGAACGCTGCGCTGGCACGCCAGTACGAGACGGCCCACGCTGCGTGGGTGGCCGCTGGCCGGCCGGAGGGTGAGGAGCCGTCGCCTGTCCAGCTTCCCGACGGCACGACGATGCACGACCTGCGGCACTTCTACGCCTCGCTGCTGATCAAGCACCGCGAGAGCGTCAAGACAGTTCAGCGGCGGCTCGGCCACTCGAAGCCGTCGATCACCCTCGACATCTACACGCACCTGTGGCCCGACGAGGAGGACACAACGCGAGCAGCCGTCGAGGCGGTCCTCGGCGATGTGCCCGCGTTGTGCCCTCCGGCCAAGGCCCTGTGA
- a CDS encoding APC family permease has product MDNELKRSLGVFDAVVVGLGAMVGAGIFAALAPAAAAAGPAGGALLAALAVAALIAYCNAHSSARLAARYPASGGTYVYGRERLGPFWGYLAGWGFVIGKTASCAAMALTVGAYVWPGQQHAVAVAAVVALTAASYGGLQKSARIARVIVAVVLAVLAGVVVVCLTSGAADAGRLGGLAGGGAGGLLQAAGLLFFAFAGYARITTLGEEVRDPERTIPRAVPLALGIALLVYAAVAVAALSVLGADALAASTAPLADAVRAAGQPGMTPVVRVGAALAALGSLLALVLGVSRTTLAMARDGHLPRALAAVHPRHQVPHHAELAVGAVVAVLAATTDLRGAIGFSSFGVLAYYAIANASAWTLDSAVKGRAVAAVGLSGCVVLACALPLASAVAGGAVLAAGALAYGLRRRLTRGI; this is encoded by the coding sequence GTGGACAACGAGTTGAAACGGTCGCTGGGAGTCTTCGACGCGGTGGTCGTCGGGCTCGGGGCGATGGTCGGGGCCGGCATCTTCGCCGCGCTCGCCCCGGCGGCAGCCGCGGCGGGTCCCGCGGGCGGCGCGCTGCTCGCCGCCCTCGCGGTGGCGGCCTTGATCGCCTACTGCAACGCGCACTCCTCGGCGCGGCTGGCCGCCCGGTATCCGGCCTCCGGCGGGACCTACGTGTACGGGCGGGAACGGCTCGGCCCGTTCTGGGGATATCTGGCCGGCTGGGGCTTCGTCATCGGCAAGACCGCCTCGTGTGCCGCGATGGCCCTCACCGTGGGGGCCTATGTGTGGCCCGGGCAGCAGCATGCCGTGGCCGTCGCCGCGGTGGTGGCGCTGACCGCCGCGAGCTACGGGGGTCTGCAGAAGTCCGCCCGGATCGCGCGGGTGATCGTGGCGGTGGTACTGGCCGTGCTGGCCGGGGTCGTGGTGGTGTGCCTGACCTCCGGCGCGGCCGACGCGGGACGGCTCGGCGGTCTGGCCGGGGGCGGCGCCGGCGGCCTGCTCCAGGCGGCCGGACTGCTGTTCTTCGCCTTTGCGGGATACGCCCGGATCACCACCCTGGGCGAGGAGGTGCGTGATCCGGAGCGCACGATCCCGCGGGCGGTGCCCCTCGCTCTGGGGATCGCCCTGCTCGTGTACGCCGCGGTGGCGGTGGCAGCGCTGTCGGTGCTGGGCGCCGACGCCCTGGCGGCTTCGACGGCTCCGCTGGCGGACGCGGTACGGGCGGCCGGGCAGCCCGGAATGACCCCCGTGGTCCGGGTGGGTGCCGCCCTGGCGGCGCTGGGCTCGCTGCTGGCCCTGGTGCTCGGGGTGTCGCGGACCACCCTGGCGATGGCCCGGGACGGCCATCTCCCCCGCGCGCTGGCGGCCGTCCATCCACGCCATCAGGTGCCGCACCATGCTGAGCTCGCCGTCGGTGCGGTGGTCGCGGTGCTCGCGGCGACCACCGATCTGCGGGGCGCGATCGGTTTCTCCTCGTTCGGAGTGCTGGCCTACTACGCGATCGCGAACGCTTCCGCTTGGACTCTCGATTCAGCTGTCAAAGGCCGGGCCGTGGCAGCGGTCGGGCTGTCCGGCTGTGTCGTGCTGGCCTGTGCGCTGCCCCTCGCGTCGGCGGTCGCGGGGGGTGCCGTGCTGGCCGCGGGCGCGCTGGCCTACGGCCTGCGCAGGCGGCTCACACGCGGGATCTGA
- a CDS encoding helix-turn-helix domain-containing protein, with amino-acid sequence MSTDFQSGRVALGARLRELRAEAGVNGKDFAARLGWQRSKVSRLENGKQTATEADTDAWATAAGVPEQAADLRSRLKGLESQQRSWRRQLAAGHRPVQDRYVVEYQRTATMRGYEATVIPGLFQTPDYARHLIEANTTLMQSPRDIEAAVAARMRRQEVLYEPGKLFRVLVWEAALHVLVCPRHVMTGQLDRLVGLIGMSTVELGIVPLGAPLPLTPKHGFWIFDEERVIVETVNTELSYDSADDLALYGRVWDGLNTAAAYGAQAHRLIARARHLIAPA; translated from the coding sequence GTGAGCACGGACTTTCAGAGCGGCCGCGTGGCCCTCGGCGCGCGCCTTCGGGAACTGCGTGCCGAGGCCGGCGTGAACGGGAAGGACTTCGCGGCCCGCCTCGGCTGGCAGCGCTCGAAGGTGTCCCGGCTGGAGAACGGCAAGCAGACCGCGACCGAGGCCGACACCGACGCATGGGCCACCGCCGCAGGCGTACCCGAGCAGGCTGCGGACCTGCGCAGCCGGCTGAAAGGCCTGGAGTCCCAGCAGCGCTCTTGGCGCCGCCAGCTGGCCGCCGGTCACCGGCCGGTCCAGGACCGGTACGTCGTCGAGTACCAGCGCACCGCGACGATGCGCGGCTACGAAGCCACCGTGATCCCGGGCCTGTTCCAGACCCCGGACTACGCGCGGCACCTGATCGAGGCCAACACGACCTTGATGCAGTCGCCCCGCGACATCGAGGCCGCTGTCGCTGCCCGCATGCGCCGCCAGGAGGTGCTGTACGAGCCGGGCAAGCTGTTCCGCGTCCTGGTCTGGGAAGCCGCCCTCCATGTCCTCGTGTGCCCCCGCCACGTCATGACCGGCCAACTCGACCGGCTCGTCGGCCTCATCGGCATGAGCACCGTCGAGCTCGGCATCGTTCCGCTCGGCGCCCCGCTCCCGCTCACCCCCAAACACGGGTTCTGGATCTTCGATGAGGAGCGCGTCATCGTCGAGACCGTGAACACCGAGCTGTCGTACGACTCGGCCGACGACCTCGCCCTGTACGGCCGGGTGTGGGACGGCCTGAACACGGCCGCCGCGTACGGGGCGCAGGCCCACCGCCTGATTGCCCGCGCACGACACCTGATTGCGCCCGCGTGA
- a CDS encoding AAA family ATPase: protein MTTHTIDPQAAAETPLSGALWLAERQFVVFAADHPGAERCAGIGYGHDANTCTDRGKHPAEPFTKTTRRDETEVRRLFAGAPRNVGVYVGGSRGPNGAQLLVMDSDRPGALEDTANALGHPHAPTMRVHTAKGHHDYYWAPAEAKLGNGLGALKGKFDGDVRAGNAYVISLGSVHATGVIYTLENPEQAPVMAPAWLLEALQARPSAPAAPATNIVIPADRHDAYTRRVVQAECDAITRAVNGEQNNAINTAAFALGTLVGAGALTEGEAREDLLAAARAGNHPEGRARATIDSGLRAGMAQPRRPWPPLARADTRNDFSGLLVPEPRAEAAGPTEVEPPQERPSENPMQARLAELRAALVDSAGLDSIPDPVPLIDGVLYMDSLAWLYGKPGSAKSFVALDWAGCIGSGLPWQLRGVSAGPVLYLVAEGASGIRKRVRAWEEAFRVSMQNVTFLPMAVQLLNGIDRQALVALIADMRPALVIIDTQARVTVGADENSNGEMSKVVDAADQIRQACGACVLMVHHSGKNGLDMRGASAFEGAATSIIKVTKDGEYVEVHSDKQKDEDAFETVWLRLTPVGQSVVLAARSVLPGGDEMTKNEEIILAAMRDSFETTSATATNLMAVTDVPKASVYRALNSLVNRGSLRNIGTEKRPIYALPVAARDAP from the coding sequence TTGACCACGCACACCATCGACCCGCAGGCCGCTGCCGAGACACCGCTCTCTGGTGCGCTCTGGCTCGCGGAGCGACAGTTCGTGGTGTTCGCTGCCGACCACCCGGGCGCCGAGCGCTGCGCGGGCATCGGGTACGGCCACGATGCGAACACCTGCACCGACCGCGGCAAGCACCCCGCGGAGCCGTTCACCAAGACCACGCGCCGCGACGAGACGGAGGTGCGACGGCTGTTCGCTGGGGCGCCCCGCAACGTCGGTGTCTACGTGGGAGGCAGTCGCGGCCCGAACGGCGCGCAGCTGCTCGTCATGGACAGCGACCGGCCCGGCGCCCTGGAGGACACCGCCAACGCGCTCGGCCACCCGCATGCGCCCACCATGCGCGTGCACACCGCAAAGGGCCACCACGACTACTACTGGGCCCCGGCCGAGGCCAAGCTCGGCAACGGGCTCGGCGCCTTGAAGGGCAAGTTCGACGGCGACGTGCGCGCCGGGAACGCGTACGTCATCAGCCTTGGCTCCGTCCACGCGACGGGCGTGATCTACACGCTGGAGAACCCCGAGCAGGCGCCCGTCATGGCGCCGGCCTGGCTCCTCGAAGCGCTTCAGGCGCGTCCCTCAGCCCCGGCCGCGCCCGCGACGAACATCGTCATCCCTGCCGACCGGCACGACGCGTACACCCGCAGGGTCGTGCAAGCCGAGTGCGACGCGATCACCCGCGCCGTCAACGGCGAGCAGAACAACGCCATCAACACCGCCGCGTTCGCCCTCGGCACCCTCGTCGGAGCCGGGGCTCTTACCGAGGGCGAGGCACGCGAGGACCTCCTCGCCGCGGCCCGCGCAGGCAACCACCCGGAGGGCCGCGCGCGGGCCACCATCGACTCAGGGCTCCGAGCTGGCATGGCACAGCCGCGGCGGCCCTGGCCGCCCCTCGCCCGCGCCGACACCCGCAACGACTTCTCAGGGCTACTCGTACCCGAGCCTCGAGCCGAAGCCGCAGGTCCTACCGAGGTTGAGCCACCGCAGGAGCGACCGAGCGAGAACCCCATGCAGGCTCGACTGGCCGAGCTGCGAGCCGCCCTCGTGGACTCCGCGGGGCTGGACAGCATCCCCGACCCCGTGCCGCTCATCGACGGCGTCCTGTACATGGACTCCCTTGCTTGGCTCTACGGCAAGCCCGGCTCGGCCAAATCCTTCGTCGCCCTCGACTGGGCTGGCTGCATCGGCAGCGGCCTGCCGTGGCAGCTGCGGGGCGTCTCAGCGGGCCCGGTGCTCTACCTCGTCGCCGAGGGCGCGTCCGGCATCCGGAAGCGCGTCAGGGCATGGGAGGAAGCCTTCCGGGTGTCCATGCAGAACGTCACCTTCCTGCCGATGGCCGTCCAACTCCTCAACGGCATCGACCGCCAGGCCCTCGTCGCGCTCATTGCAGACATGCGGCCGGCGCTGGTCATCATCGACACGCAGGCCCGCGTGACCGTGGGCGCTGACGAGAACAGCAACGGCGAGATGTCCAAAGTCGTCGATGCTGCGGACCAGATCCGGCAGGCCTGCGGAGCCTGCGTGCTGATGGTCCACCACTCCGGGAAGAACGGGCTCGACATGCGCGGCGCCAGTGCCTTCGAGGGCGCGGCCACCAGCATCATCAAGGTCACCAAGGACGGCGAGTACGTCGAGGTGCACAGCGACAAACAGAAGGACGAGGACGCCTTCGAGACGGTGTGGCTCCGCCTCACCCCGGTCGGACAGTCCGTCGTCCTGGCCGCCCGCAGCGTACTGCCCGGCGGTGACGAGATGACCAAGAACGAAGAGATCATCCTCGCTGCCATGCGGGACTCGTTTGAGACAACCAGCGCCACCGCCACGAACCTCATGGCCGTGACCGACGTCCCGAAGGCCTCGGTGTACCGCGCGCTGAACTCCCTGGTCAACAGGGGGTCCCTCCGGAACATCGGCACCGAGAAGCGCCCTATCTACGCCCTGCCCGTAGCAGCGCGAGACGCCCCGTAG
- a CDS encoding DUF6879 family protein — MLVPFEAITHLFAEFEHTAFRLETRRGYASDRAGARFQAFLRGVEPTPEPDNPWHVNVREKAEQGARFSRVRIIDEPPTDGQRFLMAAAAANPGEDMRVLARAEAVRLELPEYDFWLFDSRTLVRFHIDEQDVTTGVEVVDDPGEVLAACRARDRAWTAATPSAEVWAQVRSSV; from the coding sequence GTGCTGGTCCCCTTCGAGGCGATCACCCATCTGTTCGCCGAGTTCGAGCACACCGCGTTCCGGTTGGAGACCCGCCGGGGCTACGCCTCCGACCGGGCCGGCGCCCGCTTCCAGGCGTTCCTGCGCGGCGTCGAGCCGACGCCCGAGCCGGACAACCCGTGGCACGTGAACGTCCGCGAGAAGGCCGAGCAGGGCGCCCGCTTCTCCAGGGTGCGCATCATCGACGAGCCGCCTACGGACGGGCAGCGGTTCCTGATGGCGGCCGCCGCCGCGAATCCGGGCGAGGACATGCGAGTCCTGGCCCGCGCGGAGGCCGTACGGCTGGAGCTGCCGGAGTACGACTTCTGGCTGTTCGACTCCCGGACCCTGGTCCGCTTCCACATCGACGAGCAGGACGTCACGACCGGCGTCGAGGTTGTCGACGACCCCGGGGAGGTCCTCGCCGCGTGCCGGGCCCGAGACCGGGCCTGGACCGCCGCCACGCCTTCAGCAGAGGTGTGGGCGCAGGTACGTTCGTCCGTGTGA
- a CDS encoding SulP family inorganic anion transporter, with translation MPGVDTFREDFGASVVVALVALPLCVGVAVASGVPAELGIITGVVGGLVTGWFRGSSLQVSGPAAGLTVLVYEAVHTHGVRALGVLVLAAGLLQLGMGALRLGRWFRAISVAVVHGMLAGIGLVLIAGQLYAVGGVPAPGGTLEKLAAVPRLAGQADWSAVALGAGTIAVLVAWRRMPARLRLVPGALVGVAAATAVSTLLQLPVEKVTVAGVLEAVATPGWGDFGLLASGGALGTVIALALIASAETLFSAAAVDRMREGTRTHYDRELMAQGVGNTVCGLLGALPMTAVIVRSAANVEAGARTRASRIMHGGWLLLFAVALPQLLEVVPLAALAGVLLHAGWKLLPARAVAGLWQTHRGEAVVLVATASAVVATNLFEGVLVGLGLAVVKAAWETSHVHIEEVWEGGELRVQVMGSASFLRLPKLLDALDALPAGQPVRLDLSGLRHLDHACLTALHGWEQNRAPLAGREGVI, from the coding sequence ATGCCTGGGGTCGACACGTTTCGCGAAGACTTCGGGGCGTCCGTCGTCGTGGCGCTCGTCGCGCTGCCCCTCTGTGTGGGCGTGGCCGTCGCCTCCGGTGTGCCGGCCGAGCTGGGGATCATCACCGGAGTGGTCGGCGGGCTGGTCACCGGGTGGTTCCGGGGAAGTTCGCTCCAGGTGAGCGGCCCGGCCGCCGGGCTCACCGTGCTCGTCTACGAGGCGGTGCACACGCACGGTGTCCGCGCGCTCGGGGTCCTGGTGCTGGCCGCCGGGCTGCTGCAGCTGGGCATGGGGGCGCTGCGGCTCGGGCGGTGGTTCCGGGCGATCTCCGTCGCCGTCGTGCACGGGATGCTGGCCGGGATCGGGCTCGTGCTGATCGCGGGGCAGCTGTACGCCGTGGGCGGCGTACCGGCCCCCGGCGGAACCCTGGAGAAGCTGGCCGCGGTGCCGAGGCTGGCCGGGCAGGCCGACTGGTCCGCCGTGGCACTCGGGGCCGGGACCATCGCCGTCCTCGTGGCCTGGCGCCGGATGCCCGCCCGGCTGCGGCTCGTACCGGGCGCGCTCGTCGGGGTGGCAGCCGCCACCGCCGTGTCGACGCTGCTGCAGCTGCCCGTCGAGAAGGTGACGGTGGCCGGGGTCCTGGAGGCCGTGGCCACGCCCGGCTGGGGGGACTTCGGGCTGCTGGCCTCCGGCGGGGCCCTCGGAACCGTGATCGCCCTGGCTCTGATCGCCTCCGCCGAGACCCTGTTCAGCGCGGCGGCCGTGGACCGGATGCGCGAGGGGACCCGGACCCACTACGACCGGGAGCTCATGGCCCAGGGCGTCGGCAACACCGTCTGCGGACTGCTCGGGGCGCTGCCGATGACCGCCGTGATCGTGCGCAGCGCCGCCAACGTGGAGGCAGGGGCCCGCACCCGGGCGTCCCGCATCATGCACGGCGGCTGGCTGCTGCTGTTCGCCGTCGCGCTCCCCCAGCTGCTCGAAGTGGTGCCGCTCGCCGCGCTGGCCGGGGTACTGCTGCACGCCGGATGGAAGCTGCTGCCGGCCCGGGCCGTCGCCGGCCTGTGGCAGACGCACCGGGGCGAGGCGGTGGTGCTGGTGGCGACGGCCTCCGCGGTCGTGGCCACCAACCTCTTCGAAGGAGTGCTGGTCGGGCTGGGCCTGGCCGTGGTCAAAGCGGCCTGGGAGACCTCCCACGTGCACATCGAGGAGGTGTGGGAGGGCGGGGAGCTGCGCGTCCAGGTCATGGGGAGCGCCAGCTTCCTGCGGCTGCCGAAGCTGCTCGACGCGCTGGACGCACTGCCCGCCGGACAGCCCGTACGCCTCGACCTGAGCGGGCTGCGCCACCTGGACCACGCCTGCTTGACCGCCCTCCACGGGTGGGAGCAGAACCGCGCCCCGCTGGCCGGCCGGGAAGGCGTCATCTAG
- a CDS encoding helix-turn-helix transcriptional regulator: MSDTTRLPSRRPLATAQDVAEYCGVPLATVYQWSSRGNGPKFIKVGRHLRARWTDVEAWLDTQTIAA, from the coding sequence ATGTCTGACACCACGCGGCTGCCCTCTCGTCGGCCGCTCGCCACCGCTCAGGACGTCGCCGAGTACTGCGGGGTCCCGCTCGCCACCGTCTACCAGTGGTCCAGCCGAGGCAACGGACCGAAGTTCATCAAGGTCGGCAGGCATCTGCGCGCCCGGTGGACCGACGTAGAGGCCTGGCTCGACACCCAGACGATCGCCGCATGA
- a CDS encoding helix-turn-helix transcriptional regulator has protein sequence MKHTDGPEDPVQTISRRVKELRARKGWSATELGERLTAAGIPWNRSVVANFENGRRPTVSVPEWLALARVLDIAPMHLLIEPEGPAAPSTGYSVTPTEAVPKDEARAWVRGMSCLPGTDLRLFYSEVPAEEWGYRWVLLQQDADPDGRVGDLHKWARRGYGGYGGTGGTDG, from the coding sequence ATGAAGCACACCGACGGGCCGGAGGATCCGGTTCAGACGATCAGCCGCCGTGTGAAGGAACTGCGGGCACGCAAGGGCTGGAGCGCCACCGAACTTGGTGAGCGGTTGACGGCGGCCGGCATCCCCTGGAACCGCTCGGTAGTCGCGAACTTCGAGAACGGCCGGCGGCCGACCGTGAGCGTCCCCGAGTGGCTCGCATTGGCGCGCGTGCTGGATATCGCCCCCATGCACCTGCTGATCGAGCCCGAAGGCCCCGCGGCGCCCTCAACGGGGTACAGCGTCACCCCAACAGAGGCCGTGCCCAAGGACGAGGCGCGGGCCTGGGTGCGGGGCATGTCGTGCCTACCCGGTACCGACCTTCGGCTCTTCTACTCCGAGGTCCCAGCCGAGGAGTGGGGCTACAGGTGGGTCCTGCTCCAGCAGGATGCGGACCCGGACGGGCGCGTCGGGGATCTCCACAAATGGGCCCGCCGGGGGTACGGCGGGTACGGCGGCACGGGGGGCACCGATGGCTAG
- a CDS encoding phage tail tape measure protein — protein sequence MIAKDKASAVMDKVADRFTASAATIGAGVGAALGKGVMDAMDVEAANAKLAAQLGLGAAEAGQVAGVSASVFRNAWGDSTEQVNEAIKGVYQNIGDVSQAKGGLEGITTKALALSQTFDQDLGVTTAAVGQLMRTGLAKNAEEAFDIIAKGLGSAADKSGDYLETLNEYSTQWRRIGVNGQVATGLIVQGIQHGARDADQVADAIGIFGETALKGGTAVDEAYKSIGLSSKTVGKLMREGGDSAQKAFQMTTDALRNTKDETVRLNAASALFGDPANTMADALYALDPASAAAAAGMDHAAGAADEIVKKVGGTTSHQLEEFKNKVMGRLTDVGGVMVQFAMKHQSVFEPLSYTLLGLAATVLVVRGAMMVYSAVSAVVAGANAVISASAWTVIGNWLRMNAVGLAAYARIAGAAVVSAATTAAAWVGSALTSIGTWVLAVLRASAVAVGQFVLMAARAVAWAAIMAAQWLIAMGPIGWIILGVIALAALIYTYWDQIKAFTVAAWGAIWGGIKWAVDQIWTFFLTWMLGGIIWQHWAQIQQGAVTAWNAIIAWLSQVPGWIWNLFLNWTIAGLIIKHWDAAKAGTIAKATEMVGWLRGLPGMLSGALGDLGSLLVGKGQALVTGLWRGIQSMGGWLRSTLMGWARSLIPGPIAKALGIASPSKLMADQIGQWIPAGVVVGIEARQGEVDAAMAGLVQAPVSGLASAAGQQIAGGAGSPLTRPGYGPIPVEVRLVIDAAVESAFATALRKSVRVIGQGSVQTAFGQ from the coding sequence TTGATCGCCAAGGACAAAGCGTCCGCGGTCATGGACAAGGTCGCCGACCGGTTCACCGCGTCCGCGGCGACTATCGGCGCAGGAGTCGGCGCCGCGCTGGGCAAGGGCGTCATGGACGCCATGGACGTCGAGGCGGCGAACGCGAAGCTGGCCGCACAGCTGGGTCTGGGTGCGGCCGAGGCTGGTCAGGTCGCCGGCGTGTCGGCGTCTGTGTTCCGCAATGCCTGGGGCGACAGCACAGAGCAGGTCAACGAGGCGATCAAGGGCGTCTACCAGAACATCGGCGACGTGAGCCAGGCTAAGGGCGGCCTGGAGGGGATCACCACGAAGGCCTTGGCGCTATCCCAGACGTTCGACCAGGACCTTGGGGTTACGACCGCGGCGGTCGGCCAGCTGATGCGCACTGGGCTGGCGAAGAACGCCGAGGAGGCGTTCGACATCATCGCCAAGGGGCTCGGCAGCGCGGCGGATAAGTCGGGTGACTACCTGGAGACGCTGAACGAGTACAGCACCCAGTGGCGGCGCATCGGTGTCAACGGACAGGTCGCGACTGGGCTGATCGTCCAGGGCATTCAGCACGGCGCCAGGGATGCCGACCAGGTCGCGGACGCCATCGGCATCTTCGGCGAGACTGCCCTCAAGGGCGGCACGGCCGTGGACGAGGCGTACAAGTCCATCGGCCTCAGTAGCAAGACGGTCGGCAAGCTGATGCGCGAGGGTGGGGACAGCGCGCAGAAGGCGTTCCAGATGACCACGGACGCGCTGCGCAACACGAAGGACGAGACGGTCCGCTTGAATGCCGCGTCCGCCCTGTTCGGAGACCCGGCCAACACGATGGCCGACGCGCTGTACGCATTGGATCCTGCCTCAGCTGCGGCTGCGGCGGGCATGGACCATGCGGCCGGCGCCGCCGACGAGATCGTCAAAAAGGTCGGGGGCACCACCTCCCACCAACTGGAGGAGTTCAAGAACAAGGTCATGGGCCGGCTGACCGATGTCGGTGGCGTGATGGTGCAGTTCGCGATGAAGCACCAGTCGGTGTTCGAGCCGTTGTCCTACACGCTGCTGGGGCTCGCGGCGACGGTCCTCGTGGTCCGGGGCGCGATGATGGTGTACTCCGCGGTCTCCGCCGTGGTGGCCGGCGCCAACGCGGTCATCTCCGCGTCCGCGTGGACCGTGATCGGGAACTGGCTGCGCATGAACGCCGTGGGCCTCGCTGCCTACGCCCGTATCGCGGGGGCCGCGGTCGTATCCGCGGCGACCACCGCCGCCGCATGGGTCGGCTCGGCGCTGACTTCGATCGGCACCTGGGTCCTGGCCGTGCTGCGCGCGAGCGCGGTCGCGGTCGGCCAGTTCGTTCTGATGGCGGCACGCGCGGTCGCCTGGGCCGCGATCATGGCCGCGCAGTGGCTGATCGCAATGGGCCCGATCGGATGGATCATCCTCGGGGTGATCGCGCTGGCCGCGCTGATCTACACGTACTGGGACCAGATCAAGGCGTTCACCGTCGCCGCGTGGGGCGCTATCTGGGGCGGCATCAAGTGGGCTGTGGACCAGATCTGGACCTTCTTCCTGACATGGATGCTGGGCGGGATCATCTGGCAGCACTGGGCCCAGATCCAGCAGGGCGCGGTCACCGCGTGGAACGCAATCATCGCCTGGCTGTCGCAGGTGCCCGGCTGGATCTGGAACCTCTTCCTGAACTGGACCATCGCAGGCTTGATCATCAAGCATTGGGATGCCGCGAAGGCCGGCACCATCGCGAAGGCGACGGAAATGGTGGGCTGGCTGCGCGGCCTGCCCGGCATGCTGTCCGGGGCGCTCGGCGACCTCGGCTCGCTCCTCGTCGGCAAGGGCCAGGCGCTCGTCACCGGACTGTGGCGGGGCATCCAGTCCATGGGCGGCTGGCTGCGCTCCACCCTCATGGGCTGGGCCCGGAGCCTCATCCCGGGCCCGATCGCCAAGGCCCTCGGCATCGCCAGCCCGTCGAAGTTGATGGCCGACCAGATCGGCCAGTGGATCCCCGCCGGTGTCGTCGTCGGTATCGAGGCCCGCCAGGGCGAGGTCGATGCGGCGATGGCCGGCCTGGTCCAGGCGCCCGTGTCTGGCCTCGCGTCGGCGGCCGGGCAGCAGATCGCCGGCGGCGCAGGTAGCCCGCTGACCCGGCCCGGGTACGGGCCGATCCCCGTCGAGGTCCGCCTCGTCATCGACGCAGCGGTCGAGTCCGCGTTCGCGACGGCGCTTCGCAAGTCCGTTCGCGTGATCGGGCAGGGCAGCGTCCAGACCGCGTTCGGCCAGTAG